The genome window CCCTGGGGTACACCACGTCTTTGGCCTGGAACACCGAGATCAGCGAGTCGTTGTCGTCGCGCAGGAAGGCCATGCGCTCATCCATCGGCATGCCGTCACCCGCCGGACGCAGGCCAAAGTAGGTCTGGAACAGCTCCACGGTGGCGGGCACATCGGTCACGCCCAGGTTGATGTGGTTGAGTTTCAAATACCCTCCTCTCGCTTTCGGCCAACAACGTCAATTCGCTGCCCGGCGGGTCAATCATGCGGGATGTCCACACCGGGATCCCGTCTGTCAGTTCTCTAATTTCCCATACCTGTTGTTGTAGGTTTTGCCTTCAGCCTTCAACTGGATGGGTGACTTTCAGAGCGAACCAGAGGGCATCAGTACTGAGGCATCTGCTTTTCACAAGCCCACGCTAATAGCCAAGTTCAATGACTTTCATCAAGGTCAGATCGGTGGAAAGCTATCCGCCTTTCGGCCAGGAAACCCGCAGACTGCCTTTCAGATCCAGGTGGGTGCTGGGTTGCAGGAAACCTGCCTCAAATTCATCGACCGTCCTGACAAACAGGTGGATGCAGTCGAATTCACCCTCAAGGTGTTGGGCAACCTGAAGCGGTGGCAGGTTCATGGCCTCCAGGGCAGCGGCAGGCGCGTCGATGAAGAACGCGCGCGCCTGCCTTGATTCCCATCTTCACTGCCGTGGACTTTCTGGTCACGCTCAACACCGGAGGCAGAAATGAGGGCTCAGCCGACCGAGCCTTCCATTTCCAGCTCGATCAGACGGTTCAGTTCCACCGCGTATTCCAGAGGCAATTCCTTGGCAATCGGCTCGATAAAGCCGCGCACGATCAGGCCCGCTGCCTGGTCCTTGCTCAGGCCCCGGCTTTGCAGGTACATGATCTGATCGTCGTTGATCTTGGACACGGTGGCCTCATGGCCCACGCGGGCGGTCTTTTCCTCGATCTCGATGTAGGGGTAGGTGTCGGTGCGGGCTTCCTCGTCGAGCAGCAGGGCATCGCATTCCACGTTGGTCTTGGCGTACTTGGCCCCCTCGTAGATCTTGACCAGACCCCGGTAGCTGCTGCGGCCCGAGTCCTTGCTGATCGACTTGGAGACGATCGAACCGCTGGTGTGCGGCGCAAAGTGAACGATCTTGGCCCCGGCATCCTGGTGCTGTCCGCGTCCGGCCATGGCGATACTCAGCACCTCACCGCGTGCACCCTCTTCCAGGAGGTAGCAGGCGGGGTACTTCATGGTGACCTTGCTGCCCAGGTTGCCGTCCACCCATTCCATCACGCCGTTGCCGTACACGGCGGCGCGCTGGGTCACGAGGTTGTAGACGTTGTGGCTCCAGTTCTGGATGGTGCTGTAGCGGAAGCGTGCGCCTTCCTTGACCACGATCTCGATCACGCCGGAGTGGAACGAGTCCGAGGAGTACGACGGCGCGGTGCAGCCCTCGATGTAGTGGGCCTGCGCGCCCTCATCGATGATGATCAGCGTGCGCTCGAACTGGCCGCTGCTCTCGGCGTTGATGCGGAAGTACGTCTGCAGGGGGATGTCCACCTTGACGCCCTTGGGCACGTACACGAAGCTGCCGCCGCTCCAGACCGCGCTGTTGATGGCCGCAAACTTGTTGTCCTCAGGCGGCACGATGGTGGCGAAGTGCTCGCGGAACAGGTCCGGGTACTCTTTGAGGCCGTCCTCGATGCTCAGGAAGACCACGCCCAGCTTTTCCCACTCCTCCTTGAGGTTGTGGTACACCATCTCGGACTCGTACTGCGCGCCCACACCGGCCAGCGCGGCGCGTTCGGCCTCGGGGATGCCCAGACGCTCGAAGGTGTTCTTCACGTCTTCCGGCACGTCGTCCCAGGAGCGGGTGTTGAAGCCTTCGGGCTTGATGTAGTAGTAGATCTCGTCCAGATTCA of Deinococcus aerolatus contains these proteins:
- a CDS encoding VOC family protein; this encodes MKLNHINLGVTDVPATVELFQTYFGLRPAGDGMPMDERMAFLRDDNDSLISVFQAKDVVYPRVFHIGFLQDTPEQVHAIYQQLTDGGYTIPPPSENHGRLTFYFHTPGGFVLEVESFFR
- the sufB gene encoding Fe-S cluster assembly protein SufB; translated protein: MTINPEVNDINASYEYGWSNPEKYAVKAPKGLRRDVVEMISKAKDEPQWMLDFRLKALDIFNSKPMPEWGADLSGLNLDEIYYYIKPEGFNTRSWDDVPEDVKNTFERLGIPEAERAALAGVGAQYESEMVYHNLKEEWEKLGVVFLSIEDGLKEYPDLFREHFATIVPPEDNKFAAINSAVWSGGSFVYVPKGVKVDIPLQTYFRINAESSGQFERTLIIIDEGAQAHYIEGCTAPSYSSDSFHSGVIEIVVKEGARFRYSTIQNWSHNVYNLVTQRAAVYGNGVMEWVDGNLGSKVTMKYPACYLLEEGARGEVLSIAMAGRGQHQDAGAKIVHFAPHTSGSIVSKSISKDSGRSSYRGLVKIYEGAKYAKTNVECDALLLDEEARTDTYPYIEIEEKTARVGHEATVSKINDDQIMYLQSRGLSKDQAAGLIVRGFIEPIAKELPLEYAVELNRLIELEMEGSVG